One region of Salvia miltiorrhiza cultivar Shanhuang (shh) chromosome 3, IMPLAD_Smil_shh, whole genome shotgun sequence genomic DNA includes:
- the LOC131018220 gene encoding F-box/kelch-repeat protein At3g23880-like: protein METPNSLRYLHLPQELTEEILSRLAVKSLLRFRCVSKSWCSLIDSERFIKTHLQNSSRNTAFSHHRLINILKNSKKLFDDEMSSWSESVRMVGCCNGLVCCCINLKKGRFLLWNPATRISKELPQLIIENGDLPYPIYGFGWDESSGAYKVFVIFCSGRKFMGKVYSSNTNSWKTVEFCDFRWIYGNAQFVSGKLHWVSKNNDEMNVFEIVTFDLKKEEFGVMKLPCDQASVLRLGVNEGRLTMICRKKIMKHAIDVWVMKQDCWVKVMDVVVYDPCEILPSVAPFCAVYDAEIRLVRGSNFKLYDQARDDMRLQIKKIRASLQAHLYIESLVSPVPDKNLCRAI from the coding sequence ATGGAGACCCCAAACAGTCTCCGATATCTCCATCTCCCCCAAGAACTCACCGAAGAAATACTTTCAAGACTTGCGGTGAAATCTCTCCTGAGATTCAGGTGCGTTTCAAAGTCATGGTGCTCTCTGATTGACAGCGAACGATTCATCAAAACTCACCTCCAAAATTCATCTAGAAACACAGCTTTTTCCCATCACAGGCTCATTAATATTCTTAAGAATTCTAAGAAGTTGTTCGATGATGAGATGAGTTCATGGTCGGAGTCCGTTCGTATGGTGGGGTGCTGTAATGGGCTGGTTTGTTGCTGCATTAATCTCAAGAAAGGGCGTTTCTTATTGTGGAATCCTGCCACCAGAATCTCCAAGGAATTGCCACAGTTGATAATAGAGAATGGAGACTTGCCATACCCCATATATGGGTTCGGTTGGGATGAATCGAGCGGCGCATACAAGGTGTTTGTGATTTTTTGTAGTGGTAGAAAGTTTATGGGAAAGGTTTATAGTTCAAACACAAATTCATGGAAAACAGTCGAGTTTTGTGATTTCCGTTGGATATATGGTAATGCGCAGTTTGTGAGCGGAAAGCTTCATTGGGTCAGTAAGAATAACGATGAGATGAATGTTTTTGAAATTGTTACATTCGATTTGAAGAAAGAGGAGTTTGGAGTGATGAAGCTTCCATGTGACCAAGCATCAGTACTGCGCTTGGGCGTGAACGAGGGTCGCCTTACCATGATTTGTAGAAAGAAGATAATGAAGCACGCCATTGATGTGTGGGTAATGAAGCAGGATTGTTGGGTGAAAGTGATGGATGTTGTTGTTTATGATCCTTGTGAAATTCTTCCATCCGTAGCCCCATTTTGCGCAGTCTACGATGCGGAGATTCGGCTAGTTCGTGGATCGAATTTTAAGCTCTACGATCAAGCACGAGATGATATGCGTTTGCAGATAAAGAAAATTAGAGCTTCCTTGCAAGCGCATCTCTACATCGAAAGTTTAGTCTCTCCAGTCCCCGACAAGAACCTTTGCCGAGCGATTTGA